Proteins from a single region of bacterium:
- a CDS encoding MFS transporter → MAQRVIIPGAQHTPSEAEATVPIAAGAVGTIIEWYDFAVYAYFASFLGNNFFPSTVPHRSLLLSFAVFGVGFFMRPVGGFVFGHFGDKIGRRNALAATIILMGVATFLVGVLPTYAQIGILAPVLLVVLRLFQGFSAGGEWAGAAAFLVEYAPRQRRGYIGSWQQVSVGGGFLLGSAIATLLTSVMSPAALAGWGWRIPFLSGLVMAAIGLYLRLAIEETPMFRALQKTGEIAAAPLAEAFGKHWKRLLIVIGFTVSGTVAYYVFLVYFPTYVATVLKLPLRTASTINTIGLIAFLIMVPLLGILSDRIGRRPILLAHGAAAIILPIPIFLLMGSRSFGAILIAQIVGVFIQALFSGACVAAYVEMFPTRVRYTSISVPYNLTVAAFGGTAPFIATYLVTTTKNNLSFTYYLIAAGIISFLTYLLAVKETYRSELA, encoded by the coding sequence ATGGCACAGCGTGTCATCATCCCCGGAGCCCAACATACGCCCTCGGAAGCGGAAGCGACAGTCCCGATCGCCGCCGGTGCGGTAGGAACCATCATCGAGTGGTACGATTTTGCCGTCTACGCGTACTTCGCCTCATTCCTCGGTAACAACTTCTTTCCTTCAACGGTGCCCCACCGGTCGCTGCTGCTCAGTTTCGCCGTATTTGGCGTCGGCTTTTTCATGCGCCCTGTGGGCGGGTTCGTCTTCGGCCACTTCGGCGACAAGATCGGCCGCCGCAACGCCCTCGCCGCAACGATCATCCTCATGGGAGTCGCGACGTTTCTCGTCGGGGTCCTCCCCACGTACGCCCAAATCGGCATTCTGGCCCCCGTCCTGCTCGTGGTACTCCGCCTGTTCCAGGGCTTTTCCGCCGGCGGCGAGTGGGCCGGGGCGGCCGCGTTTCTCGTGGAGTACGCACCGCGTCAGCGCCGCGGATACATCGGGAGCTGGCAGCAGGTCAGCGTGGGAGGCGGCTTTCTGCTGGGGTCCGCGATCGCGACGCTGCTCACGTCCGTGATGTCGCCCGCGGCCCTTGCCGGATGGGGATGGCGGATTCCGTTCCTGTCAGGCCTCGTGATGGCGGCGATCGGGCTCTACCTACGGCTGGCCATCGAGGAGACGCCGATGTTCCGCGCGCTCCAAAAGACGGGTGAGATCGCGGCGGCGCCGCTCGCGGAGGCGTTCGGAAAACACTGGAAGCGCCTGCTGATCGTCATCGGATTCACGGTGAGCGGGACGGTCGCCTACTACGTGTTCCTCGTCTACTTCCCCACCTACGTCGCCACTGTGCTGAAGCTGCCGCTGCGCACGGCGTCCACCATCAACACGATCGGGCTGATCGCCTTCTTGATCATGGTACCGCTCCTCGGCATCCTCTCCGATCGCATCGGCCGGCGGCCGATTCTGCTCGCGCACGGCGCGGCGGCGATCATTCTGCCGATCCCGATCTTCCTGTTGATGGGATCGCGGAGCTTCGGCGCGATCCTCATCGCGCAGATTGTCGGCGTGTTCATCCAGGCGCTGTTCTCGGGTGCGTGCGTCGCCGCGTACGTGGAGATGTTCCCGACCCGCGTCCGCTACACGTCGATCTCGGTCCCCTACAACCTCACCGTCGCCGCGTTCGGCGGCACGGCGCCCTTCATCGCCACGTATCTTGTGACCACGACCAAGAACAACCTGTCGTTTACCTACTACCTGATCGCGGCCGGCATTATCTCCTTTCTGACCTACCTGCTGGCGGTAAAGGAAACCTACAGGAGCGAGCTTGCGTGA